A section of the Leptolyngbya iicbica LK genome encodes:
- a CDS encoding SRPBCC family protein, which yields MAHSEQVFEQSIQVATNATLVEHCVTDLALMHQWLNPALRCEPMGDTWDTELGGKSQFIIQLPVWQPTLISTVVERAPGLIVWEFEGFFEGRDRWECQPNERGTLLLNRFQFAVPNPIVAFGFNTFAAKLTKQDMEAQLRRLKQVAERQAVLQRQ from the coding sequence ATGGCACATTCAGAACAAGTTTTTGAGCAATCCATTCAAGTGGCGACGAATGCGACGCTAGTTGAGCACTGTGTGACCGATCTCGCCCTCATGCATCAGTGGCTCAATCCGGCCCTGCGTTGCGAGCCGATGGGCGACACTTGGGATACTGAATTGGGCGGCAAGAGTCAGTTCATCATTCAATTGCCTGTGTGGCAGCCAACGCTCATCAGCACGGTGGTAGAACGCGCACCGGGATTGATTGTGTGGGAGTTTGAGGGCTTTTTTGAGGGGCGCGATCGCTGGGAATGTCAGCCCAATGAGCGCGGCACCTTGCTGCTAAATCGGTTTCAGTTTGCCGTACCCAATCCCATCGTCGCCTTTGGTTTCAATACGTTTGCGGCCAAGCTGACTAAGCAAGATATGGAGGCTCAATTGCGGCGGTTGAAGCAAGTTGCCGAAAGACAAGCCGTGCTGCAACGCCAGTAA
- a CDS encoding mechanosensitive ion channel, giving the protein MTVSLNFSPVHGASPPLEIPTAIAQVDMAPFEAFISEMSTTLGSFLPSLIWAIIILIAGWIVATIAASITKGILNRTTLDDRLTNMVMGQDPNRDVPIEAWAATAVYWIILTFTLVAFLNALELEVVSEPLNDFLQQIFQYLPRIGGAAVLLAVAWATATIVKVLVTQGLSRFNLDDRLSEEMGQDGSPIVVNESVGSILYWFIFLLFVPLILSALNLPGLLAPVEELINDFLQAIPRILTAGVILVVGWFIARIVRKIVTNLLQATQADQIGARFGLSGGAAPTTSAPGTPPPPPSAMGSAEEGLSLSQLAGTIVFVLILIPAVVAALNELNIDAISGPAISMLELILDSIPRIIMAGVVLAVAYVVGQFVSDLVVGLLRSAGFDNILGILGLPELNTPQSRVDNIDAEGQPATRVQTATTSPSEVVGLIALVAIVLFGAITATEILGFETLSTIVRAILRISARVLSGVVVFAVGLYFANLAFRLIRNMGGAQANILAQSARIALIALVTAMGLQQMGVATDIVNLAFGLLLGAVAVAIAIAFGLGGRDIASEQIREWLNAFKQR; this is encoded by the coding sequence ATGACAGTCAGTCTTAATTTCTCACCTGTACATGGGGCATCTCCCCCCCTGGAGATACCCACCGCCATTGCCCAAGTGGACATGGCTCCCTTCGAAGCTTTCATTAGCGAGATGAGCACGACCCTCGGCTCATTCTTACCTAGCTTGATTTGGGCAATCATTATTTTGATTGCCGGTTGGATTGTGGCCACGATCGCCGCCTCGATCACCAAGGGAATTCTAAATCGAACCACGCTGGATGATCGCCTCACCAACATGGTGATGGGGCAAGATCCCAATCGGGATGTGCCGATCGAAGCGTGGGCGGCAACTGCCGTTTACTGGATCATCCTGACCTTTACGTTGGTGGCCTTCCTCAATGCTCTAGAGCTTGAGGTGGTGTCAGAACCGCTCAACGACTTTTTGCAACAGATCTTTCAGTACCTGCCTCGCATTGGCGGTGCTGCCGTGTTGTTGGCAGTCGCCTGGGCGACGGCCACCATTGTTAAAGTGCTCGTGACTCAAGGGTTGTCACGGTTCAACCTCGACGATCGCTTATCCGAAGAGATGGGCCAGGATGGTAGCCCCATCGTTGTCAATGAGTCCGTTGGCAGCATTCTTTACTGGTTCATTTTCTTGTTGTTTGTGCCGCTCATTTTGAGTGCGCTGAACTTGCCGGGTCTGCTCGCCCCCGTCGAAGAGCTGATCAACGACTTCCTGCAAGCGATTCCCCGTATTTTGACCGCTGGTGTCATCTTGGTGGTGGGCTGGTTTATTGCCCGCATCGTGCGCAAGATTGTGACCAACCTGTTGCAGGCGACCCAAGCTGACCAAATTGGTGCCCGGTTTGGCCTATCGGGTGGGGCGGCTCCCACAACGTCAGCCCCTGGCACACCGCCCCCGCCTCCCTCTGCCATGGGCAGCGCTGAAGAAGGGCTCTCCTTGTCTCAGCTGGCTGGCACCATTGTGTTTGTGCTGATTTTGATCCCAGCGGTTGTTGCGGCGCTGAATGAGCTCAACATTGATGCCATCTCTGGGCCAGCCATTTCCATGCTGGAACTGATCTTGGATTCCATTCCGCGGATCATCATGGCAGGCGTCGTATTGGCAGTGGCCTATGTGGTCGGTCAATTTGTCTCTGATTTAGTGGTGGGTCTACTCCGCAGTGCTGGGTTTGACAATATTCTCGGTATTTTGGGTCTGCCCGAGCTGAATACCCCGCAGTCTCGTGTGGACAACATTGATGCTGAAGGTCAACCGGCGACTCGCGTCCAGACCGCTACGACTTCGCCTTCTGAAGTGGTTGGTCTGATTGCGCTGGTGGCGATCGTGCTCTTTGGCGCGATTACGGCAACCGAAATTCTCGGGTTTGAGACTTTGTCCACAATCGTCCGAGCCATCTTGCGGATCTCGGCGAGAGTGCTGAGTGGCGTAGTGGTGTTTGCTGTGGGGCTTTACTTTGCCAACCTGGCGTTCCGGCTCATTCGTAACATGGGCGGTGCTCAGGCCAATATTTTGGCGCAGTCGGCGCGCATTGCGTTGATTGCTCTGGTCACGGCGATGGGTCTCCAGCAAATGGGGGTCGCTACTGACATTGTGAATCTGGCGTTTGGTTTGCTGTTGGGCGCTGTGGCTGTGGCGATCGCGATCGCCTTTGGTCTCGGTGGCCGCGACATTGCCTCTGAGCAGATTCGCGAATGGTTGAACGCCTTTAAACAGCGTTAA
- the ppk1 gene encoding polyphosphate kinase 1 yields the protein MTDSTLLPVGPTLLNGHQPRLFDRELSWLAFNRRLTYEAGQPHQPTLVRLLKLAQAATSLDEYFMVRMPLLKGIVQGKEAIALRGDRLIRLQTYLKALIDRQQAHFAYNLRPTLTHQGIHLLDYAALDAGQQRHYEARVADEVMPVLAALVTPPGGTMPDFSNLSLNLAVWLEQAGKKQLAWVKLPRVLPRFLLQREEASPAAWIAVPLEQVIIAYLSDLFPDSVVRGGYPFRVTRSTDLGVLDSETANLIDLIEEGVQQRRQQGHPVRLEVSATMPPWLRSHMARQLGLAPSDVYALSGWLGLNDLHELTRLPRPDLRATPWQSGLPSALKPQPPPSMLSFVPLSAASEADLFRAIAQQDILLHFPYHSFAETVERFVAQAATDPQVLTIKMTLYRTAVDAPMVRSLMAAARAGKQVVVLVELTAPLDEAINIHWAKRLEQAGAHVVYGVVGFRTHTNLVLVARREAAQIQQYAYLGTGDYLPDRPQPYEDLGLFTSRPDIATDLSHLFNFLTGCAHQIGYQTLMVAPGQLKHQLQALIQREAEHAQQGRPARLIVKLNLLADPGMIESLYAASQAGVEIDLIVRSICRLRPGVPGLSDRIRVHSLLGDFVEHSRIVYCQNGDRPEAWIGTADWTPRGLNERIEVMVPLPTAALVAEIDTLLQTLLADTQNRWQLQPNGQYTPCHAAVPQPQSAQQALIERSQASDITQPQ from the coding sequence GTGACTGATTCCACCCTGTTACCTGTCGGGCCGACTTTGCTCAACGGCCATCAGCCGCGATTGTTTGATCGCGAACTGAGTTGGCTGGCCTTTAACCGTCGTTTGACCTATGAAGCTGGGCAGCCGCATCAACCCACGTTGGTGCGACTGCTTAAGTTAGCCCAAGCGGCGACCTCGCTCGATGAGTACTTTATGGTGCGAATGCCGTTGCTCAAGGGCATTGTGCAGGGCAAAGAGGCGATCGCGTTGCGAGGCGATCGCTTAATCCGGTTACAAACTTATCTCAAGGCGTTGATTGACCGTCAGCAAGCTCATTTTGCGTACAATCTCCGCCCCACTTTGACCCATCAAGGCATTCACCTGCTGGATTACGCTGCCCTCGATGCGGGGCAACAGCGTCACTATGAGGCCCGCGTCGCCGATGAAGTGATGCCCGTCTTGGCGGCGTTGGTGACGCCACCCGGGGGCACTATGCCAGATTTTTCTAATCTGAGTTTGAATTTAGCGGTTTGGTTAGAGCAGGCGGGTAAGAAGCAACTGGCCTGGGTGAAGCTGCCCCGGGTGTTGCCGCGATTTTTGCTGCAACGAGAGGAGGCGTCCCCCGCTGCGTGGATAGCCGTACCGTTAGAACAGGTCATCATCGCCTACCTGTCGGACCTATTTCCTGACTCCGTGGTGCGCGGTGGGTATCCCTTTCGGGTCACGCGCAGCACCGATCTGGGCGTCCTCGATTCCGAAACCGCGAATTTGATCGACCTGATTGAAGAGGGGGTGCAGCAGCGCCGGCAGCAAGGCCATCCCGTACGGCTGGAGGTGAGTGCCACCATGCCCCCGTGGTTGCGATCTCACATGGCCCGTCAACTCGGCCTCGCGCCGTCGGATGTCTATGCGCTTAGTGGGTGGCTTGGGCTCAACGATTTGCACGAACTGACGCGGTTGCCGCGCCCCGATTTGCGAGCCACCCCCTGGCAATCGGGATTGCCCTCGGCGCTCAAGCCCCAACCGCCGCCATCGATGTTGTCGTTTGTACCGTTATCAGCGGCTTCTGAGGCAGATTTGTTTCGGGCGATTGCCCAACAAGACATCCTGCTGCATTTTCCTTACCACTCGTTTGCAGAGACGGTCGAACGGTTTGTGGCCCAGGCGGCGACCGACCCGCAGGTGCTGACCATCAAGATGACCTTGTACCGCACCGCTGTGGATGCCCCCATGGTGCGATCGCTGATGGCGGCGGCCAGAGCCGGTAAGCAGGTGGTCGTGCTGGTAGAACTGACCGCCCCCCTGGATGAAGCCATTAACATCCACTGGGCCAAACGGTTGGAACAGGCGGGAGCGCATGTGGTGTACGGGGTCGTCGGGTTTCGTACCCACACCAACCTCGTGCTGGTGGCCCGCCGAGAGGCCGCCCAAATTCAGCAATATGCCTATCTCGGCACGGGTGACTATTTGCCTGATCGCCCCCAACCCTACGAAGATCTCGGCCTGTTTACCAGTCGGCCTGACATTGCCACTGACCTCAGCCATCTGTTCAACTTTTTGACTGGCTGCGCCCATCAAATCGGCTATCAAACCCTGATGGTGGCTCCCGGCCAGCTCAAACACCAATTGCAAGCCTTGATTCAACGAGAGGCCGAACATGCCCAACAAGGTCGGCCAGCACGGCTCATCGTCAAGCTCAATTTGCTGGCCGATCCCGGCATGATCGAGTCGCTCTACGCAGCTTCGCAAGCGGGCGTCGAAATTGACCTGATCGTGCGCAGCATTTGTCGACTGCGACCGGGGGTGCCAGGGCTGAGCGATCGCATCCGCGTCCACAGTTTGCTGGGTGATTTTGTGGAACATAGCCGCATTGTGTATTGCCAAAACGGCGATCGCCCCGAAGCGTGGATTGGCACCGCTGACTGGACTCCGCGCGGCCTTAACGAACGCATTGAAGTGATGGTGCCGCTGCCCACCGCCGCGCTCGTTGCCGAGATTGACACCCTGCTGCAAACCCTGTTGGCCGACACCCAAAACCGCTGGCAACTCCAGCCCAACGGACAATACACCCCGTGCCACGCAGCCGTGCCTCAGCCCCAGTCAGCCCAGCAGGCCTTGATTGAGCGATCGCAAGCCTCTGACATCACTCAGCCCCAGTAA
- a CDS encoding CIA30 family protein, which produces MTQSSNNWNPLRLVDTLTFFGEVPFIGNIRWLQQLFGETFNPEAPEATAMRPHQEVVLLSGEGPAADALTDLLHRQGHAVRSQLLPNDSPLPDADSNRIVNAQAVIWQGVPDDEECFAAQLADLQSLPVSEDFPLFDFRISDTEGLREVWGAVDDVVMGGVSASDMALLPGYARFSGNVSTANSGGFASVRTRNFEPAFNLQGWQGVRLVLRGDGQRYKVILRNSNSWDSRAYCHSVDTEPDQWVVVDVPFSAFIATFRAKTQPTAPRLDPTSICSFQLMLSKFEYDGDKNPHFHPGPFSLDVRSLSTYRAVPTPKLVAIADSPQQAETYAGMLAPSGLPHQILTQNQPDFDAKLAEAIPS; this is translated from the coding sequence ATGACCCAATCAAGCAATAACTGGAATCCGCTCAGGCTAGTCGATACGCTGACTTTCTTCGGCGAAGTGCCGTTTATCGGCAACATTCGCTGGCTACAGCAACTGTTTGGTGAAACCTTTAACCCCGAAGCCCCCGAAGCCACTGCCATGCGTCCCCATCAAGAAGTCGTACTCCTGTCTGGCGAAGGGCCAGCCGCCGATGCCCTCACCGATTTGCTGCATCGTCAAGGACACGCCGTGCGATCGCAGCTCTTGCCCAACGACTCGCCCTTGCCCGACGCTGACTCTAATCGCATTGTGAATGCCCAAGCGGTGATTTGGCAGGGGGTGCCCGATGACGAGGAATGCTTTGCCGCCCAACTCGCCGATTTACAATCACTGCCAGTCAGTGAAGACTTTCCCCTCTTTGACTTTCGCATCAGCGACACCGAGGGTCTCCGAGAAGTGTGGGGCGCTGTAGATGACGTCGTGATGGGCGGCGTCAGTGCCAGCGACATGGCCCTGCTGCCAGGGTATGCGCGGTTTTCTGGCAATGTCTCGACCGCGAACTCTGGTGGGTTTGCCAGTGTCCGCACGCGCAACTTTGAGCCCGCGTTTAACCTGCAAGGCTGGCAGGGAGTGCGGCTAGTGTTGCGGGGCGACGGCCAGCGCTACAAAGTGATTTTACGCAATAGCAATAGCTGGGATAGCCGCGCCTACTGCCATTCTGTGGATACAGAGCCCGATCAGTGGGTTGTGGTAGATGTTCCCTTCTCCGCTTTTATCGCCACCTTCCGCGCCAAAACCCAGCCCACTGCGCCACGCCTCGACCCCACCTCGATTTGCTCCTTTCAACTGATGTTGAGCAAATTTGAGTACGACGGCGATAAAAACCCCCATTTTCATCCCGGCCCATTTTCGTTGGATGTGCGATCGCTGAGCACCTACCGAGCCGTCCCGACGCCAAAATTAGTGGCGATCGCCGACTCTCCCCAACAAGCCGAAACCTATGCTGGAATGCTCGCTCCCAGCGGTCTGCCACACCAAATTCTCACGCAAAATCAACCCGACTTTGATGCCAAGTTGGCCGAGGCGATTCCCAGTTAG
- a CDS encoding DNA-3-methyladenine glycosylase family protein: MQPSDLARFHPDALFPPSAELRQAIAIVSDRDPDFQKIEAEVGPLLVRSWPLGFAALIRIIIGQQLSSQAAQAIFQRLVLQNELTPETLQTANEAQLKQVGLSRAKIATCQCLAAAVSAGQLNLEELRSLPDAAAIEQLTQIKGIGPWTAEVYLLFCLNRLSSFPAADLALQTGYQLLKQQTNRPTRKELLAATDALDPYRGAVAHLLWHYYRHRVRK, from the coding sequence ATGCAGCCCAGCGATTTAGCCCGGTTTCATCCAGATGCGTTGTTTCCACCCAGTGCCGAACTGAGGCAGGCAATCGCCATTGTGAGCGATCGCGACCCCGACTTTCAGAAGATTGAAGCAGAAGTCGGCCCCCTCCTAGTACGCAGCTGGCCGCTAGGGTTTGCTGCACTGATCCGCATTATCATCGGCCAGCAATTATCTTCCCAAGCGGCGCAGGCGATTTTTCAAAGGCTGGTTTTGCAGAACGAGTTGACGCCCGAAACCTTGCAAACGGCAAATGAGGCGCAGCTCAAGCAAGTGGGGTTGAGTCGGGCCAAAATTGCCACCTGTCAATGCCTAGCCGCTGCCGTCTCCGCCGGGCAGCTGAATTTAGAAGAGTTGCGATCGCTGCCAGATGCTGCCGCTATTGAGCAGCTGACCCAAATTAAGGGCATCGGCCCCTGGACAGCAGAAGTGTATTTACTGTTTTGTCTCAATCGGTTGAGTAGCTTCCCCGCTGCTGACTTGGCTTTGCAGACGGGTTATCAGTTACTGAAACAGCAGACCAATCGTCCCACTCGCAAAGAACTGCTGGCAGCGACCGATGCCTTAGATCCCTATCGTGGTGCGGTGGCTCATTTGTTGTGGCATTACTATCGCCACCGGGTGCGTAAGTAA
- the psbV gene encoding photosystem II cytochrome c-550: protein MLKRCIWLAAIAVVVMSQLFSTPAFAAELDEATRTIKLNEQGDTVVLSLEQVSRGRRQFNYACSICHNGGITKTNPTVGLDPESLAGALPPRDNLEALVDYLKNPTTYDGLTEISQLHPSMKSSDIYPKMRSLTEEDLVAISGHILLQPKVIGPLWGGGKSTYSAPGA, encoded by the coding sequence ATGCTTAAGAGATGCATTTGGCTAGCTGCGATCGCGGTCGTGGTGATGAGCCAGCTATTTAGCACCCCCGCTTTTGCAGCAGAGCTAGATGAGGCGACGCGCACCATCAAGCTTAATGAGCAAGGAGACACCGTTGTTCTGTCATTAGAGCAAGTGTCTCGTGGCCGCCGACAGTTTAACTATGCTTGCAGTATCTGTCACAACGGCGGAATTACTAAAACAAACCCCACCGTAGGTTTGGATCCAGAGAGTCTCGCGGGTGCGCTACCCCCCCGAGATAATCTTGAAGCGTTGGTCGACTATCTGAAGAATCCGACCACCTATGATGGCCTGACGGAGATTTCGCAGCTGCACCCCAGCATGAAGAGTTCCGACATTTATCCCAAAATGCGGAGCTTGACTGAGGAAGATCTGGTGGCAATCTCCGGCCACATCCTGCTACAGCCGAAGGTGATCGGCCCGCTGTGGGGTGGTGGTAAGAGTACCTATTCGGCACCTGGGGCGTAA
- the accD gene encoding acetyl-CoA carboxylase, carboxyltransferase subunit beta translates to MSLFDWFANRRKDGPISQERQEREIADGLWSKCEACGVMTYTKDLKANQFVCVDCGHHHRVFSDDRIQQLIDQGTWQPLNAQVQPQDPLKFRDRKAYSDRLRDMQARTQLTDAVQTGTGKLDGLPIGLGVMDFRFMGGSMGSVVGEKLTRLIEHSTAAGLPVVIVCASGGARMQEGMLSLMQMAKISGALERHREAGLLYVPVLSHPTTGGVTASFAMLGDVIVAEPQALIAFAGRRVIEQTVREKLPDDFQSAEYLLKHGFVDVIVPRTELNSTLAKLIRLHQPVPSSPLKPLPTVSNHQVALRSGHTAS, encoded by the coding sequence ATGTCCCTGTTTGATTGGTTTGCAAATCGCCGCAAAGATGGCCCCATTAGCCAAGAGCGCCAAGAACGTGAGATCGCGGACGGCCTATGGTCCAAATGTGAAGCCTGCGGCGTCATGACTTACACCAAGGATCTCAAGGCTAATCAGTTTGTCTGCGTCGATTGCGGCCACCACCACCGTGTCTTTAGCGACGATCGCATTCAACAATTGATTGACCAGGGCACCTGGCAACCGTTGAATGCCCAGGTGCAACCTCAGGATCCGCTCAAGTTTCGCGATCGCAAAGCTTACAGCGATCGCCTGCGCGACATGCAAGCCCGCACTCAGCTCACCGATGCCGTCCAAACGGGCACAGGCAAACTCGACGGTCTGCCCATCGGCTTGGGTGTCATGGACTTTCGCTTTATGGGCGGCAGTATGGGGTCAGTCGTTGGGGAAAAGCTCACTCGGTTGATTGAACACAGCACTGCCGCTGGTCTGCCTGTCGTGATCGTGTGTGCCTCGGGCGGGGCGCGGATGCAAGAAGGCATGTTGAGCCTGATGCAAATGGCTAAAATCTCTGGTGCTCTAGAGCGCCATCGGGAAGCCGGATTGCTGTACGTGCCCGTGTTGTCCCATCCCACCACTGGCGGGGTTACAGCCAGCTTTGCCATGCTCGGCGACGTTATTGTGGCTGAGCCCCAAGCCTTGATTGCGTTTGCAGGGCGGCGCGTGATCGAGCAAACCGTGCGCGAAAAGCTGCCCGATGACTTTCAATCGGCAGAATATCTGCTGAAACATGGGTTCGTCGATGTGATTGTGCCCCGCACCGAACTGAACAGCACCCTAGCTAAGCTCATTCGCTTGCATCAGCCGGTGCCCTCATCACCGCTGAAACCGTTGCCGACTGTTTCTAACCATCAGGTGGCATTACGTAGCGGTCACACCGCTTCCTAA
- a CDS encoding squalene/phytoene synthase family protein, whose product MNISKAIASSVGNGIADDALKDADNGFWLQALPQATQLAWQRRFYCIRWVDRLAEQDLIVQPDGQKFAAFRLAWQQLCRQGYLSDDLQQWPVLQQLATDWFQTDPAGHQAEIAAWDEYLAAIADYHQAHLVIASLRDYEVMLDRLAGSCFQLLPDLQVHQRAIARQFGWVDQFYNNLRDLYEDAQQGVCYFPTEVLTQFGLSRAAMLDLSCLQQPGYRHLMQFWVEDYLPQLRQQHLVLLQAEDLSPAWQRLTAWFGHRYRRIEQVMQDCDYDFVAFAQQYWPLVARELSIQPAARMS is encoded by the coding sequence ATGAATATTTCTAAAGCAATTGCTTCATCCGTCGGCAATGGAATCGCTGATGACGCATTGAAGGATGCCGATAACGGTTTCTGGTTGCAGGCGTTGCCTCAGGCAACGCAACTTGCCTGGCAACGGCGATTTTACTGCATTCGTTGGGTCGATCGCTTAGCCGAACAAGATCTGATTGTGCAACCCGATGGCCAAAAGTTTGCGGCCTTTCGGTTGGCTTGGCAACAGTTGTGTCGCCAGGGCTATCTGTCTGACGATCTCCAGCAATGGCCAGTGTTGCAGCAGTTAGCGACCGATTGGTTTCAGACTGACCCCGCTGGGCATCAAGCAGAAATTGCCGCTTGGGACGAATATCTCGCCGCGATCGCTGATTACCACCAAGCTCACCTCGTAATTGCGAGCCTCCGTGACTATGAAGTCATGCTAGACCGACTGGCTGGCAGTTGCTTTCAGCTGTTGCCCGATTTGCAGGTGCATCAGCGGGCGATCGCCCGCCAGTTTGGTTGGGTCGATCAGTTCTATAACAATCTGCGCGACTTATATGAAGATGCACAACAGGGCGTGTGCTACTTTCCGACTGAGGTGCTGACGCAGTTTGGCCTATCAAGAGCCGCGATGCTTGATTTGAGCTGCTTGCAGCAGCCGGGTTATCGCCACCTCATGCAATTTTGGGTAGAAGACTATTTGCCGCAGTTACGGCAACAACATCTGGTCTTGCTACAAGCGGAAGATCTGTCGCCAGCATGGCAACGGTTGACCGCTTGGTTTGGTCATCGCTATCGCCGCATTGAGCAGGTGATGCAAGATTGCGACTACGATTTTGTGGCGTTTGCGCAGCAATATTGGCCTCTCGTGGCGCGAGAATTGAGCATTCAGCCAGCTGCCCGGATGTCTTGA
- a CDS encoding DUF3285 domain-containing protein, with amino-acid sequence MADNSVTETSLPQSTDAATAPPEEPKPSYVKLAMRNMVRKGGKSLFHFSLTVVALLGLLVGLSYLTR; translated from the coding sequence ATGGCCGACAATTCAGTCACGGAAACTTCGCTGCCTCAGTCCACCGACGCGGCTACAGCCCCTCCCGAAGAGCCGAAACCTAGCTATGTCAAGCTGGCCATGCGCAACATGGTCCGTAAAGGGGGCAAATCACTCTTTCATTTCAGCCTGACGGTGGTGGCGCTGTTAGGGCTGTTGGTGGGGCTCTCTTATCTCACCCGTTAG
- the ybeY gene encoding rRNA maturation RNase YbeY: MANHELTVEVEVFGEAIAEVEAIAPATTWQTWLQTWLRQLAPTLSPIQAYELSLQFTTDAGIAALNRDFRQQDRPTDVLSFAGVDDTPLPLAVLATIPFNLGDLVISVETAQKQCDAHGHSLREELAWLAAHGLLHLLGWDHPDEAQLQAMWAMQRSLLASVGLSLPESAYVAETG; encoded by the coding sequence ATGGCAAATCATGAGCTCACGGTAGAAGTCGAGGTGTTTGGTGAGGCGATCGCCGAGGTTGAAGCGATCGCCCCAGCGACCACTTGGCAAACCTGGCTCCAAACCTGGCTGCGACAGCTGGCCCCCACCCTGTCACCCATCCAAGCGTACGAGCTTAGCCTGCAGTTCACCACTGATGCAGGTATTGCTGCCCTCAATCGCGATTTTCGTCAGCAAGATCGACCGACTGATGTGCTTTCCTTTGCGGGCGTCGATGATACGCCGTTGCCACTGGCCGTCCTTGCGACCATTCCCTTTAACCTGGGCGATTTGGTTATCTCGGTTGAAACGGCCCAAAAACAATGCGATGCCCATGGTCATTCCCTGAGGGAAGAGTTGGCGTGGCTGGCCGCCCATGGTCTTTTGCACTTGCTGGGTTGGGATCATCCCGATGAGGCCCAACTGCAGGCCATGTGGGCGATGCAGCGATCGCTCCTCGCCAGCGTCGGGCTGTCGCTACCAGAGTCGGCTTACGTGGCCGAAACCGGATGA
- a CDS encoding diacylglycerol kinase family protein: MPTSPSSVSKSKLPSAPAEPANQSVRPPAFQVAHNLAVSFLYAGQGIYYALRTQRNFRIHALVTSVVITLGVLLELPRIDIAVLGLTCGVVMALELINTALEAVVDLAVEQSFHQLAKIAKDCAAGAVFIAALTAIFVAVCLLLPPLWQQAQPYLW; this comes from the coding sequence ATGCCGACTTCTCCTTCCTCAGTTTCCAAATCCAAGCTGCCCAGCGCCCCAGCCGAACCCGCGAACCAGTCGGTGCGACCTCCCGCGTTTCAAGTAGCGCATAATCTCGCGGTGAGCTTTCTCTATGCTGGGCAAGGCATTTATTACGCCCTGCGGACTCAGCGCAACTTTCGCATCCATGCGCTGGTGACCAGTGTCGTGATTACCCTCGGTGTCTTGCTGGAATTACCAAGAATTGACATCGCCGTGCTGGGGCTAACCTGTGGTGTGGTCATGGCTCTAGAGCTCATCAACACTGCCTTAGAGGCCGTCGTTGACCTCGCCGTCGAACAGAGCTTTCATCAACTCGCTAAGATTGCAAAAGACTGTGCGGCTGGTGCCGTGTTTATTGCGGCGCTCACGGCTATTTTTGTCGCAGTTTGCCTACTGTTGCCGCCTCTGTGGCAACAGGCACAGCCTTATCTATGGTGA
- a CDS encoding anthranilate synthase component II, with product MIVVIDNYDSFTYNLVQYLGELGQSFPVAQDIRVYRNDEITVDELAALAPDGIVISPGPGRPDDAGISLELIRQLGPSVPILGVCLGHQSIGQVFGGTVTAAAELMHGKTSPIHHTGQGVFAGLDNPFTATRYHSLVIEKATCPEVLEITAWVEDGAIMGVRHRAYPHIQGVQFHPESVLTESGKVLLGNFLQELKTAITTA from the coding sequence ATGATTGTGGTCATCGATAATTACGACAGCTTTACTTACAACCTGGTGCAATATCTAGGCGAACTGGGGCAATCGTTCCCCGTGGCGCAGGATATCCGGGTGTACCGCAACGACGAAATCACGGTGGATGAATTGGCGGCGTTGGCCCCTGACGGCATTGTGATTTCTCCCGGGCCAGGACGTCCCGACGATGCGGGCATTTCCCTAGAACTGATTCGCCAGTTGGGGCCGAGTGTGCCAATTTTGGGCGTATGCCTGGGACATCAAAGTATCGGCCAAGTTTTTGGCGGCACCGTGACCGCAGCGGCTGAACTGATGCATGGCAAGACGTCACCCATTCACCATACGGGGCAGGGCGTTTTTGCTGGACTGGACAATCCGTTTACCGCCACGCGCTATCACAGTCTCGTCATCGAAAAAGCAACCTGTCCTGAAGTCCTTGAAATTACCGCCTGGGTTGAGGATGGGGCCATTATGGGGGTGCGCCATCGAGCATATCCCCACATTCAAGGGGTGCAGTTCCACCCGGAGAGTGTGCTGACGGAGTCGGGCAAGGTGCTGCTGGGCAACTTTTTACAGGAACTGAAGACCGCGATCACCACTGCGTAA